A region of Silurus meridionalis isolate SWU-2019-XX chromosome 15, ASM1480568v1, whole genome shotgun sequence DNA encodes the following proteins:
- the havcr1 gene encoding hepatitis A virus cellular receptor 1 isoform X2: MIRLDTQSSTIWLLLCLTVCPCRSITVTGFSGGKVTLPCKYNMKYHGQCDICWMRGEIPLSGCGTEIIATDGDKVVRSTSQKYQLNGELQRGDASLTIHNTTHEDSGKYGCRVHVPGWFNDEKIVIDVVIMKGPTSEVYSLLPNTPKPVTRDPWETEPTHANSTTYNFNTSNPKSEQSGKETTNKAVPLTVIPILLILLIIGAAIYLIWLKKRRTRESVEIDQNSNREAIYNNSEVSLGLNSRSMAMENIYQIDTENAYEQWSR, encoded by the exons ATGATTCGGCTTGATACACAGAGCTCCACTATCTGGCTCCTTCTTTGTCTTACAG TCTGTCCATGCAGGAGCATTACTGTTACTGGTTTCAGTGGTGGGAAAGTCACTCTGCCCTGCAAGTATAACATGAAATATCATGGGCAATGTGATATATGTTGGATGAGGGGAGAAATTCCATTATCAGGGTGTGGGACAGAAATCATTGCCACCGACGGAGATAAAGTGGTGAGGAGCACATCGCAGAAATATCAGCTAAACGGAGAGTTACAGAGAGGAGATGCATCTTtgacaatacacaacactacacatgAAGACTCTGGGAAATACGGCTGCCGCGTACACGTGCCTGGATGGTTCAATGATGAAAAGATTGTAATCGACGTAGTCATTATGAAAG gACCCACCTCTGAAGTGTATTCTTTATTACCAAATACCCCCAAGCCAGTAACAAGGGATCCATGGGAGACTGAACCTACACACG CTAACAGCACAACTTACAACTTTAACACCTCAAATCCAAAAAGCGAACAATCT GGGAAGGAAACAACAAATAAGGCAGTTCCTTTAACTGTCATACCAATCCTGCTAATTTTACTCATTATCGGAGCTGCTATTTATCTGATAT GGTTGAAAAAAAGGAGAACCAGGGAATCTGTCGAAAT AGACCAGAACTCAAACAGAGAAGCCATCTACAACAACTCAGAAGTGAGCCTGGGTCTGAACAGCAGGTCAATGGCTATGGAAAACATCTACCAGATAGACACTGAGAATGCATATGAACAATGGTCAAGATAA
- the havcr2 gene encoding LOW QUALITY PROTEIN: hepatitis A virus cellular receptor 1 homolog (The sequence of the model RefSeq protein was modified relative to this genomic sequence to represent the inferred CDS: inserted 1 base in 1 codon), with protein sequence MLTSVILIILSILVVLCEGSILTVVGLVGDMVILPCHYDVSTYGISNVCWGRDQSWFSCKHTLIATEGLVVNYKESHRYSFTSKLQSGDVSLSIKAXRKADTGFYICRIEIPGLFNDLSYRVYLIITNGIEIVSLTKLLPTSAEKQTQEVTLNSGYSSAVQKPQSKETLETFILIVLRAGAIIFTPGLILALIWKLRRSRKREDSGEMENTPRRDHNSSSSRSSISPPHTSGAHVL encoded by the exons ATGCTGACTTCTGTGATTCTAATTATATTAAGCATCTTGGTTGTAT TGTGTGAAGGATCTATTCTGACGGTGGTTGGACTAGTTGGGGACATGGTTATTTTACCTTGTCACTATGATGTCAGTACTTATGGTATATCAAATGTTTGTTGGGGAAGAGATCAATCCTGGTTCAGTTGTAAACATACGCTAATTGCGACTGAAGGACTGGTGGTAAACTATAAAGAATCACACAGGTACAGTTTTACCAGTAAACTCCAGAGTGGGGATGTTTCACTCAGCATTAAGG GCCGAAAAGCAGACACTGGATTTTACATATGTCGTATTGAGATCCCGGGACTATTTAATGACCTCAGCTACAGAGTTTACCTAATTATCACAAATG gaaTAGAAATAGTCAGCCTCACAAAATTACTCCCGACTTCTGCAGAGAAGCAAACACAAG aaGTCACACTCAACTCAGGATACAGTTCAGCTGTACAGAAGCCACAgtcaaag GAGACACTGGAAACCTTCATCCTGATTGTACTGAGAGCGGGAGCCATTATATTTACCCCAGGTTTAATCTTGGCACTTATATGGA AGCTGCGGCGCTCCAGAAAACGTGAAGACAGCGGTGAAATGGAAAATACCCCCAGACGTGAccacaacagcagcagcagcagaagcagcatCTCCCCTCCCCACACGTCTGGAGCACATGTGCTGTAG
- the havcr1 gene encoding hepatitis A virus cellular receptor 1 isoform X1: MIRLDTQSSTIWLLLCLTVCPCRSITVTGFSGGKVTLPCKYNMKYHGQCDICWMRGEIPLSGCGTEIIATDGDKVVRSTSQKYQLNGELQRGDASLTIHNTTHEDSGKYGCRVHVPGWFNDEKIVIDVVIMKGPTSEVYSLLPNTPKPVTRDPWETEPTHVANSTTYNFNTSNPKSEQSGKETTNKAVPLTVIPILLILLIIGAAIYLIWLKKRRTRESVEIDQNSNREAIYNNSEVSLGLNSRSMAMENIYQIDTENAYEQWSR; encoded by the exons ATGATTCGGCTTGATACACAGAGCTCCACTATCTGGCTCCTTCTTTGTCTTACAG TCTGTCCATGCAGGAGCATTACTGTTACTGGTTTCAGTGGTGGGAAAGTCACTCTGCCCTGCAAGTATAACATGAAATATCATGGGCAATGTGATATATGTTGGATGAGGGGAGAAATTCCATTATCAGGGTGTGGGACAGAAATCATTGCCACCGACGGAGATAAAGTGGTGAGGAGCACATCGCAGAAATATCAGCTAAACGGAGAGTTACAGAGAGGAGATGCATCTTtgacaatacacaacactacacatgAAGACTCTGGGAAATACGGCTGCCGCGTACACGTGCCTGGATGGTTCAATGATGAAAAGATTGTAATCGACGTAGTCATTATGAAAG gACCCACCTCTGAAGTGTATTCTTTATTACCAAATACCCCCAAGCCAGTAACAAGGGATCCATGGGAGACTGAACCTACACACG TAGCTAACAGCACAACTTACAACTTTAACACCTCAAATCCAAAAAGCGAACAATCT GGGAAGGAAACAACAAATAAGGCAGTTCCTTTAACTGTCATACCAATCCTGCTAATTTTACTCATTATCGGAGCTGCTATTTATCTGATAT GGTTGAAAAAAAGGAGAACCAGGGAATCTGTCGAAAT AGACCAGAACTCAAACAGAGAAGCCATCTACAACAACTCAGAAGTGAGCCTGGGTCTGAACAGCAGGTCAATGGCTATGGAAAACATCTACCAGATAGACACTGAGAATGCATATGAACAATGGTCAAGATAA